Proteins from a genomic interval of Nocardia sp. BMG51109:
- a CDS encoding TnsA-like heteromeric transposase endonuclease subunit, translating to MLFTGSPVSVVSRSEEFPGWWWFATTGEHVGYESWLERDHLIALDADVDVTGVASQPFSLRWRDDGRIRRHVLDYFVRMRDGGAVVVDVRADDRIEPADAEAFEAAGRACESVDTSPNRTARARTRLGMNVHQEALSANLFGRPINARVAAREVRSAEGRGVASTQVCSAVACFCCEVIPGRFGSELLCVTSGPRVSLIMKWSVAVWESHGDWVVRSPWSG from the coding sequence GTGCTGTTCACCGGCTCGCCGGTTTCCGTCGTATCGAGGTCAGAGGAGTTTCCGGGGTGGTGGTGGTTCGCCACGACCGGTGAGCATGTCGGTTACGAGTCGTGGCTGGAGCGGGATCATCTGATCGCGCTCGACGCCGATGTGGATGTGACCGGTGTTGCGTCCCAGCCATTTTCGCTGCGATGGCGCGACGACGGCCGGATCCGGCGGCACGTGCTGGACTACTTCGTGCGGATGCGTGATGGGGGTGCGGTAGTGGTTGATGTTCGTGCCGACGACCGGATCGAGCCCGCGGATGCTGAAGCGTTCGAGGCCGCTGGTCGCGCGTGTGAGTCGGTGGACACCTCCCCGAACCGGACAGCCCGTGCACGCACTCGACTCGGCATGAACGTGCATCAGGAAGCGCTGTCGGCCAACCTATTTGGACGACCGATCAACGCACGGGTTGCGGCAAGAGAAGTGCGGTCGGCCGAAGGGCGTGGCGTTGCATCCACCCAGGTCTGTTCCGCTGTAGCGTGCTTCTGCTGTGAAGTAATCCCTGGTCGGTTTGGTTCCGAATTGCTTTGCGTAACCAGTGGTCCACGCGTGTCGTTGATTATGAAATGGAGTGTGGCAGTATGGGAGTCGCACGGAGACTGGGTCGTTCGATCGCCGTGGTCGGGCTGA
- a CDS encoding MFS transporter — MGGLDDSSSRPSFYRFWAAAAISSFGSAVTAAAMPVLVVQVLGATPFEVGVVSAAQFVPYAALGLIAGVYADRWRRKPILVWASIGRALSLGAVPALWLTGLLQIWALVIALLSFGAFSVFGFAATQSLLPRLVPRASLVTANARLDQTDAAATTLGPAIGGGLVGLLGAPVAVAVDAISYVVDAALTVSIRVDEPRPVARARNLRAEIRDGLRWTYRHRTLGPLAVSTHVWFLANGAAMTVLSLLALRSLRFTAYTFGILLAVFGIASLVGASIAPRCGSWIGSGRVIIAARVAYPITWLLVAIAPATDIGAALLFVALVLQGLAAGTENSNEMGFWQTLTPDELLGRVNATRRSINRTIAAFGALIAGILAGQIGNRLTLVCTVVVFAVAALAAALSPLGDAPRAVDDHRHSGLREGTPSH, encoded by the coding sequence GTGGGTGGTCTCGATGATTCTTCCTCGCGCCCTTCGTTCTACCGCTTTTGGGCGGCTGCGGCGATTAGTTCGTTCGGTTCGGCGGTGACCGCGGCTGCGATGCCTGTTCTGGTGGTCCAAGTACTCGGTGCGACACCGTTCGAGGTCGGCGTCGTCAGCGCCGCTCAGTTCGTGCCATACGCGGCGCTAGGACTCATCGCAGGCGTTTACGCCGATCGGTGGCGTCGCAAACCCATTCTCGTGTGGGCAAGTATTGGGCGTGCGCTCTCTCTGGGGGCAGTCCCGGCGTTATGGCTCACGGGACTATTGCAGATCTGGGCATTGGTCATCGCGCTGTTGTCGTTCGGCGCTTTTTCGGTTTTCGGGTTCGCGGCAACCCAGTCGCTGCTTCCTCGCCTCGTACCCCGAGCGAGTCTGGTCACGGCCAATGCGCGCCTCGATCAAACAGACGCCGCCGCTACGACTCTCGGACCAGCAATCGGCGGCGGACTCGTCGGTCTGCTCGGAGCCCCTGTGGCGGTCGCCGTCGACGCGATCAGCTACGTCGTCGATGCCGCACTTACCGTGAGCATCCGAGTCGACGAGCCCCGACCCGTGGCTCGTGCCCGCAATCTTCGTGCGGAGATCCGCGACGGTTTGCGGTGGACTTATCGCCATCGCACGCTCGGCCCACTGGCGGTGTCGACGCATGTCTGGTTTCTCGCCAATGGCGCTGCTATGACGGTACTTTCCCTGCTCGCCTTGCGATCGCTGCGATTCACTGCTTATACGTTCGGGATATTGCTGGCAGTCTTCGGAATCGCCAGCCTGGTCGGCGCGTCGATCGCGCCCCGGTGCGGCAGTTGGATCGGATCAGGACGGGTGATCATTGCCGCGCGTGTGGCATACCCGATCACCTGGCTTCTCGTGGCCATCGCCCCTGCCACTGACATCGGCGCTGCTCTACTATTTGTCGCACTGGTCTTACAGGGACTCGCCGCCGGCACAGAGAACTCCAATGAAATGGGCTTTTGGCAGACGCTCACCCCGGACGAGCTTCTTGGCCGAGTGAACGCCACCCGGCGTTCGATCAATCGAACGATAGCTGCGTTCGGCGCACTCATTGCAGGCATCCTCGCCGGGCAGATCGGGAATCGCCTTACGCTCGTCTGCACCGTCGTTGTCTTCGCGGTCGCCGCACTCGCCGCAGCGCTATCCCCTCTAGGAGACGCACCCCGTGCTGTTGATGACCATAGGCACAGCGGCTTGCGCGAAGGAACACCAAGCCATTAG
- a CDS encoding SRPBCC domain-containing protein: MSHAGDVPDLELTRVMAASPDAIWSAWNDPASIAQWWGPAEFTSTVRELNVADGGRFDVVMHGPDGTDFANVYIFDEVEPARRVAYVHQGSEEWGLAPSRSVMLIDVEDQGVSRTRVTLRSYYASDEDRRRHLEDFQAADGARQLLERLEEVARSR; encoded by the coding sequence ATGTCTCATGCGGGTGACGTGCCTGATCTAGAACTGACACGGGTGATGGCTGCGTCCCCTGACGCCATCTGGTCGGCGTGGAACGACCCGGCCAGCATCGCTCAGTGGTGGGGACCGGCCGAGTTCACCAGCACGGTGCGTGAACTCAACGTCGCTGACGGCGGGCGATTCGATGTCGTTATGCATGGTCCCGACGGCACCGATTTCGCTAACGTCTACATTTTCGATGAAGTCGAACCGGCCCGGCGAGTCGCCTACGTTCATCAAGGATCGGAGGAGTGGGGGCTTGCCCCATCGCGTTCCGTCATGCTGATAGATGTGGAGGACCAAGGCGTATCCCGAACTCGCGTGACGCTGCGCTCGTACTACGCATCGGATGAGGACCGTCGACGCCATCTGGAGGATTTCCAGGCTGCTGACGGTGCACGGCAACTGCTCGAACGACTTGAAGAAGTAGCGAGATCTCGATAG
- a CDS encoding class I SAM-dependent methyltransferase has protein sequence MIQVPEGHALPPDPARVSGYDSIAEGYTAENETGVLHAYYNRPAILELAGDVTGRRILDVGCGSGPLFAALRDRGAVLTGIDASARMLEQARQRLGAEADLRLGDLADLLPFPDGAFDDVVASLVLHYLRDWGPALAELRRVLIPGGRLVVSVEHPFANFLGQRLAGDTTDYFQTRNRIDEWTMGGQTAQLSFWDRPLHAMTDAFTAAGFRISAISEPPALPAARDLIPEVLGESADNRFLCFLFFVLHAD, from the coding sequence ATGATTCAGGTTCCAGAAGGCCATGCACTTCCCCCTGATCCGGCCCGGGTAAGCGGCTATGACAGCATCGCCGAGGGCTACACGGCCGAGAACGAGACCGGCGTCCTGCACGCGTACTACAACAGGCCCGCGATCCTGGAACTCGCCGGGGACGTGACCGGGCGGCGGATCCTCGACGTCGGTTGCGGCTCGGGTCCGCTGTTCGCCGCGCTGCGCGATCGTGGCGCCGTCCTGACCGGAATCGACGCGAGCGCCCGGATGCTGGAGCAGGCGCGACAACGCCTCGGCGCCGAGGCGGACCTGCGGCTCGGTGACCTGGCCGACCTGCTCCCTTTTCCCGACGGCGCGTTCGACGACGTTGTCGCGTCTCTGGTGCTGCACTACCTGCGGGACTGGGGACCGGCGCTGGCCGAGCTGCGGCGCGTGCTGATCCCCGGCGGTCGGCTCGTTGTCTCGGTCGAGCATCCTTTCGCCAATTTCCTGGGGCAGCGCTTGGCCGGGGACACGACCGACTATTTCCAGACCCGCAACCGGATCGACGAATGGACCATGGGCGGGCAGACTGCCCAGCTGAGTTTCTGGGACCGGCCATTGCACGCGATGACCGACGCCTTCACCGCCGCCGGCTTCCGTATCAGTGCCATCAGCGAACCGCCGGCCCTGCCCGCCGCCCGCGATCTGATCCCCGAGGTGCTCGGCGAGAGCGCCGACAACAGGTTCCTGTGCTTCCTGTTCTTCGTTCTGCACGCTGACTGA